Within the Laribacter hongkongensis DSM 14985 genome, the region AGCCAGTACGTCGGCACGCTCGCGCCGGTGGCAGGGCAGGTCCAGCCCGTTGAGCGCCAGATTGCGCTCGGCCCAGTCAAGATAGGTGTTGGAGAGGTCGACCGTCATGCTGCTGCTGGCGCCACCGGCCGCAGCATGCACGGTAAAGCTGCCGGTATAGGCAAACAGGTTGAGAAAACGTTTGCCGGCCGCTTCGCTGCGGACCCGGGCGCGGGTAGGCCGGTGGTCGAGGAACAGGCCGGTATCCAGATAGCGGGTCAGGTTGACCTCAAAACGCAGCCCGGCCTCGTGGACGACAAAGAATTCGCCCGCGTCACCGGTCTTTTCGTACTGGGCCAGCCCTTTCTGGCGCTGGCGGGTCTTGAAGGCGATCTGCTCAAACGGAACGGACAGGGCTTCGGCGCAGGCCGCCTTGACCCCTTCCGCCCAGATTTCACGGGTTTCGTCATCCTGCTGCCAGCCGGTGTCGTATTCGGCAATGTGCAGCCAGTCGCCGTAGCGGTCGACGGCTACCGGAAACTCCGGCAGGTCGCGGTCGTAGACACGCCAGCAGTCGGTCGCCATCCGGCGGGCGAGCTTGGCGGTGTGGCGGTCGTTTTTTTTCAGGCGGTTGATGAAGGGAGTCAGGTCACGCATATCGGCAGGTCGGCAGCAAAGAACGAACGGGGCAGCGCCCCGTCCAATTCCGCATTATCAATCACATTGTCCGTTCCACGCACCAAAGGATGAGGTGATGGCGTATTTTTTCTGGGCAGCCTTCCTGACCCTGCTGACCGTGGTCGTGCATGCGCTGGGGATTTTCT harbors:
- a CDS encoding class I SAM-dependent methyltransferase, which translates into the protein MRDLTPFINRLKKNDRHTAKLARRMATDCWRVYDRDLPEFPVAVDRYGDWLHIAEYDTGWQQDDETREIWAEGVKAACAEALSVPFEQIAFKTRQRQKGLAQYEKTGDAGEFFVVHEAGLRFEVNLTRYLDTGLFLDHRPTRARVRSEAAGKRFLNLFAYTGSFTVHAAAGGASSSMTVDLSNTYLDWAERNLALNGLDLPCHRRERADVLAWLDDAIDQGQQYDLIVMDPPSFSNSKKMFDTLDVQRDQHYLVDSAMQLLAPGGVLYFSNNLRGFTLATELAERYHVTDITHQSVPEDFRNRKIHQCFRIIAKDNA